Genomic segment of Primulina tabacum isolate GXHZ01 chromosome 11, ASM2559414v2, whole genome shotgun sequence:
cttcccttcataatctgaaaaagtaataaacatgaaagttgtagccctatgccTTGGCATGAATCTCCAAttggtttcatgtcatttggagtctgagtaaaaagttatgcttattctcccaacatgtgttagtgaaggaatgacgatacacacgacacacttcggggcacttttggtttgtcttccacaatgatttggacaaaatccaaaacataaaagttgtagtattatatcttagctttctaatggttatgACCTCAcaccatttggatcaatattcaaatgattATGCTAAAAGTTGTAAGAACTACgctattttcatctcatttcctaccaaCTTCATTACACCATTTCTACCTACACATTTTACCAatgaaattaaacaacagaagATTTTACCGATGTCCACATTAGAAacttaaattcataaaaaaatcacTTATAAACGCCTTAAATGCcatctctcggctaagcaggctgaaGGGATGCAACATGAACTTATTATTTCCTagttaaactcgaaccttgtgtttgtcatttcctggttcatcttttACCTTATATTTTAACCAAAAACTCTTATATTAAATTACATTCCAAAACTTAAATAaatctcttatcatatcaatTAAATCCtaagttacaaataaatataaatcatgtcatagtaaggtaatgtTTTAGTCCAATATTGATTAGCATAGTGTCCAGACTTATTATATTTTCtgcaaataatttaaaaattaattttaaataagaaTTACTCTAACCTCATTATATTTATACaaacttatatatgtatatatatatatatatatatatatatgttataaaactgtattttaaaTAACAATTTTATTTACGTATTGTGTTCGAAGATTTATTAGTAGGAAATTATAGATACCACATGCCAGAATCTCGGACCTGTGTTACACGGGACCTGAGGCGATTCTCGAAAAATGGGCCCAAGAAATGATGGAAATCGAACTTAAATTATTCAAAATTCGGAAGACCAGCGGTGGAAGTTGCGGTAAACGACCGAAAGCTGAACAAAACTAGTTGACAACTGATTTTCCGATTGTGCCAAAACTTCATAAAATTGACATGGAAAGATAGCTCTTATTGTGGGATTTGCAAATCTTGGCTCGATTTGAAATTTTGGCCAGCGCATGTGGAGATATCGCATGTTTAAGTAATGaaagtttcatcataaaattttgaGAAACACTTTAAGATGATGCCAAAACGTAGCATAAGTCAAGtgctttttaaaaatatggttacttttaatttttgataaCCGGTGGTGAAGAAAAAGCTAGTTGAAGaggatatataattttttaaaattgacaACTTACAACCAATAAGCAAAAAAAATGTTGGTTTTTGATGTCTTTTCAATTTAGTAATGTACCgactaatattttttaataaacaaccattaattaatatatatatgtatatataatttttttaattgatgttGTCTTTTCAATTTAGTAATGTACCgactaatatttttttataaacaaccattaatttttatatatatatatataattttaaaaaaaaaattaaaattgggCCCTATGTTAGGCCGGGGTGCCATATACATATATTACGTCTCTAGAAAGAAAACGAAAATTATGAATTCATCCCCCGTTAGCTTAATATAACCATCACCAATCCTGCaattatcatcatcatcaacaaAGCGGGCCGAACACCGCCACGGAAACCCTCGCTTTTCGGCGGTGGCGGTTGCTCCACGGACTGGCAATCGAGGCCTTGCTCCCCTTCCTTGCACAAAGATGCAAAAAGCCCAGGAGGATATTTTCCATAAAGATTCACATAACTGAAAAAGGTATCGGCACAATTGCTCTTCAAGTCATTCACTTGATCCTTAACTGGGCACAACAACACCTTCAATGGCGAGCAGCATCGTTCCGGCGTGTAATTCGGGCCTTTGCACTGACTTGTGATGAATGAGTAGTTCATCTTCTCAAAGTCTACTGAGCAAGCTGCACGTTTTATAAGCAACTTAGTAAAgtacttttattatttatattttctaatGTAAAAATATGTTAGATTATTAATTACATACCAtaatacatattttttaaaattttatgttaaaatatgGTTTATTCCATAAATAAAAGGTTGActatttttaataaatgttGGAGAATCAAATTATTGTATGGGAGATGTATAAATTAAAGAAGAGTGCATATATGTTTTGGTAGCAAGAACTAGGAAGATTGTGGTGCTCGACTTGAGTTTGTAGAGAGAGAAGGTAGgatagaaaataaaatcaaacatACCCTTGATTTCTATACCtgataatttgaaatatatagATTCGTCATGATTCTTATGCTCAAGATTTCATTCACACAAATTAATGTTGGAATATTGAATGAAATGGGACATATAGTTGTCCCACATTGGAATCAAATCCAGTCTCACCCTCCTTATTAGCTCTAAGTTTGAACCATGGGATTGGACCCTTAGGGGCAccataaatttttgaaagagaAAGACGTTGATAGACTGAGTTTTGGTGAAATACACTCGCGCGCAGTCGGCCGGCTTGGTGTGTTGAGGTAAGGTAAGGTATCTTGACCTTATTAATCTTTTTggacaaaatatttttgaaaaattattttttattttgaaactgccatcccagtttctattgtgaccgacagggacccgaggtttacatcgttcttttggaagagtttgcatgcaaccatggggacgaagttactattcagtacaacatttcaccctcagacagatggccagtctgagcgtgtGATCCGGATTTCGGAGGATttgttgcgagcctgtatgatctaTTTCCATGGGatttgggaatctaagctacctctagtggagtttacctacaacaatagtttccaagcatctatttgtatggctccctacgaggcattgtatgggaggaagtgcagatcaacGATTCCTGCTATCTATCAATAGGCGAGAACAGACTCGCCTTTTTGCAAAAAGATGAGGGGGAAACtcggatgaagtcggtgagagagcaAAACTCGGCCCcgaaatagttcagcagactgaagatgtggtggtcaagatccgagataggatgaagaccgcacaaagtcgtcaaaagagttaagctgacaagagaagaagagatctagagtttgccgtaggtgatcacgtctttgtaaagatagcCCCCATGAaggttatgagatttgggaaaagaggcaagctcagtgcgagatttattggaccgttcgagattcttgacagagttgggacattagcttatcgtgtagccttaccgccgaatctggccggtgtacacaatgtattccacatCTTGATGCTAAGGAAGTGCCTAGCTAATCCTTCCCAttttttgagctatgagccgttgcagcttgctccagatctgtcatatgaggaaagacctattcaaatcctagacagacatgaGCGTAGACTTcgaaacaaggtgaccaagttggtcaaggttCAGTGGTTGAACCAATCAATGGAataggccacttgggaggcagAAGCGGATATGagaattcgctacccggagttgtttgataagatttaatttcgaggacaaatttatataagtgggggaggaactgtagagtccgaattcagtacacgtataacccacgcatttattaaattgttaaatcatttatttaagttgaaaatgatttttgagATGCATAACTTATGAAACtgcattatttcaaattattatgtttatgtaatgcacgttaaaatttttctcgagtttcatgtttcacgcaattattcgatgcgggatcgaggagaagagaccggtgacgattttgacaattttaaatgtggtaaattatttttaagtttagaTTGGGAGCATTTTTTTAAGtgatttataagtttttagcattttaaagcctaatttaattattatgtgaattttagatttttaaaacttttaaagatttttaattgtgtaattttaaAATTCCTTTTTAGTGGGTTAGCATTTTATTAGTATTAAATCTAGCATTTTATGTAGCAATTcgattagtatttttaattagcatgttaattgaGTTCTTTTATgggttctttcttcttttcaatttcaatagtgagttcatgtcttttatttttgagaaatgttcacacatcattttagaaattgttcggggttcgatgtcatgggttagtacgatgatttaacgaggtcaagtcccgagtgatctagaatatCATAAGCTATTATTGTACTTCGGTGTTGaacacgagtacctacgtctaagctatgtaaGTTAAGGGTTTGAACGcttgttagtatgtgcagcagtggccacaagcgagatccaacaaatccctcaacgccaagtaagtaagtatgttcgacgtgcaacaaaaatattttaaaatttttgaggtatgctaaatgtcttttgaccaaattatgtatcgGATCGGAAAGCGGTAAATcatgaccaaggaccaatccaccccgttaaattatgaacgggtttagataaAGAtaggaaagcggtaaagtatgatcagggaccaatccacccgttaaattatgaaaggggatcccatgtatgtggcagtggatcttccctgtcagcctaatactgtggtttagtctgatcaggcgttttatgtatgggtcacttgctttgaaacatatctctacgcaaaatgatgaagttcatgtatgttcaagtatgtatgttgcaagcatgtttcagaaatgtttcacgttatggcacgtctatgttatgtatgtaagttcaatcTTTTATActcatgttcaagtttcaagtacgtacactctattttaaagattgcatgtggttttattatgtaactTGTTAtgcccagtttatacatgttgagtctttagactcactagatttgatcgatgcaggtgaggatgagtttggagagacgagaggtggggactaGTGagttggcttggactgagctggaggctaaacccgaggaccaccatagtttaagtttaatgaaatgttcaaaatactctaATTATACGTTCTGGTTTATGATATTTAAACAAGCATTTTCCTCTAGTAATTTCTGTTTGGGATGAACTACTGTTTTATGGACGAAAATTAAAGTTTATCTTATTTTTaagataatttttatttttccgcaaattttaaagtagttaaaagtacAGTACGTTACATTGGTAGTAAGAACTAGGAAGATTGTGGTGCTCGACTTGAGTTTGTGGAGAGAGAAGGTAGGATAGAAAATAAAATCGAACATACCCTTGATTTCTATAActgataatttaaaatatatagatTCGTCAAAATTCTTATGCTCAAGATTTCATTCACACAAATTAATGTTGGAATATTGAATGAAATGAGACATGTAGTTGTCCCACATTGGAAGCCAAACCAAGTCTCACCCTCCTTATTAGCTCTAAGTTTGAACCATGGGATTGAACCCTTAGGGGCAccataaatttttgaaagagaAAGACGTTGATAGGCTGAGTCTTGGTGAAATACACTCGCGCGCAGTCGGCCGGCTCGGTGTGGTGAGGTAAGGTGAGGTATCTTGACCTTATTAATCTTCTTggacaaaatttatttgaaaaataattttttattttgaaataaagtTCGTACACATTCGGAAAATTTGTGTCGCTTACCCTATCACCTGCACTCTCGGACCAAACAATGCATTCTTTAGCCTTCGCATTGGGAGACAGAAGTTGCGTTCGTATCCAAAAGGTTGTGTTCCTTCTCTGCAACTGATGAATAGGCTACAAATAATCCCTCCATTTGCATTGCTCATACTTTTCGCATCTTTGCTGCATTTCCGTTCTCGTTCATTGTATACTTGAAAGTTCTGCATATTTCGATTCGCTGTTATCAAGAGTTTTTAGTGCTGCATTCTCTCGATTGGAAGTCATCGTATCATAGAGAAGATTGCCATCCACGTAGAACACTGTTATACGGACAATTCGTCTTGCGGATAAATGATTCATCCTTTCCTCGACTTACTGCTTTTTGTTGCTGCACATTATTCTAGTTGCAAAGATCCAAACTAATCACAATAATTCCCCCACGTGAATGAAATTAATGCATGTATGCAGACTCTCTTAAAAGTTCTTGTGAATTATCAATATATCAGGATAGGTAGTTTGCAACTTGAACCTTCCTTAGTAATATACCATCGGATTTACTTGTTGCTTTGCGACCTGATGTCTTGAACTAGTCAGTCTTTTATGTAAACCTAGTCAACATTATTTacacaataataattttaacatattatGTTCTTATGTTGTGCCTATTTCGGCCCTGGACCATATCTTAGATTCATAAGTATTCTTATTGAAGCGGCCATTACCTCACACTTACATAGATGACCTCTTATTTAGAGTACCCTGCCATACTCTACCTCTTAGGTATaggaatcattaaaaaaaaacttatccTCACCACATGTTGCAGGTATTTTCTACTTGGATGTTGTAGGAATGAGCCGTCACATATTCCAAGTTTTCAAACTAATATTTATAACTTAGTTTTTCCATTGAACCAAGGTCTTGGGATTTCCAATTCACAAGGTTGGGTTATcggtataaatattttattttgtgggtTTTAAATCCATTCCTCTTATTAAATTGTACATTTGATCTTAATTTATTCCTTTGGTAAACGGATCCGCCAGATTTTTCTTTGAATTCACATATTTAACAGAAATAACCCCATTTTAGATCTATTGTCTTATTGTATTATGTCTTCGACGAATATGTCGAGACTTACTATTATACATACTAATTTGTGCTTTTCCTATTACTTATTGACTGTCACAATGAATAATAATCGAAGGCACTGGCTTATTCCAACAAAGGATGTCTACTAAGAAATTTCTTAGCCATTCGGTTTTTTATCCAGGTTTATCCAAAGCAATGAAATCGGATTCCATAGTGGATCGAACTATATATGTATGTCTAGAAGATTTCCACGAATGGATGTAATCCTAGTGACTGGAGAGTATGAGGCAAAGAAATCATAGCcttatttttgtttaaaaccTTAATCTACCAATCTAACTTTGTATTTATCTATAGATCCATCTTCCTTGTTTTTCCATTTGAGGACCCACTTGCATCCTAAAGGTTTGCAACCCGGAGGGAGATCAGTAAACTCACAAGTATTATTATGCATGATGGAATCTATTTCATTTTTAATACTTTTTTTCCTGAAAGAGGCTTCTGAATTGGATAAAGCTTCTTGAATAGTTCTTGGTTCATTATCTAACATATACGTTAGAAAATCAGGACCAAAGGACTTGTCAACTCTTTCTCTCTTACTACGCCTTGTTTCCTCTTGGTTTTGAATGGAATCAATTGTAGTCTCATGAAATCTTTTGTTTGAATTTGTTTCCTTCCTTTCCTTGCaaggaaaattattttcaaataaaacaacATTCCTTGATTCAATTATTGTTCCTTCATTTATATTAGGAATGCTGAAATGTGCACCAAAAATCGATATGAAATACTTTTATATGCATATCCAATAAAAATGCAGTCAACTGTTTTAGGTCCAATCTTAATTTGTTTTGACTTAGGTACTTATACTTTGGCCAAATACTCCTACACTTTGAGATATTTGTAAGATGGTTTATGACCTTTCCATAGTTCATATGGAGTTTCATCTTTCCCTTTGTGTGGTATCTTATTAAGAATGTGATTTATAGATAAAATAGATTCCTCCCACAGGTTTTGAGGT
This window contains:
- the LOC142518981 gene encoding GPI-anchored protein LLG1-like — its product is MGSKESLRFCIFFIFVVLDVASSSYISNDVVEPHGSMGRSLLQQKTTCSVDFEKMNYSFITSQCKGPNYTPERCCSPLKVLLCPVKDQVNDLKSNCADTFFSYVNLYGKYPPGLFASLCKEGEQGLDCQSVEQPPPPKSEGFRGGVRPALLMMMIIAGLVMVILS